A single genomic interval of Anopheles marshallii chromosome 2, idAnoMarsDA_429_01, whole genome shotgun sequence harbors:
- the LOC128710221 gene encoding regulator of gene activity encodes MANLNFQQPPRSIPSSVSLSGRGGGGGGGGNSSVVGGGGAGAFGSSALTGAGGHVTPTSGMFPSVVGATGGPFGQNATTPSQQQQSNQSSSSVAPLSPSSNGGSGNPRSGGGSGVMGATSGPNVGGGGGGGAGLASNGPNSSQQQSQQLSSTGNALSGGGRSSNLFGAGVGGQQQRGGAGSGTGGFADRRTLSGLSGTSMSNMVSFMQTRGYGSQSGNSLNNYHGVFDGGAAETVTPPLLDLSEFPSLTNARGGQNDQSLPQSNALQPPGSKPYVGMVKQPTSEQIAFTMSNEDFPALPGTQNAEGSQIGAASQGLQGVHHHHHPDHHGGTDSLGGKGAGGSGPVGSAAGMGMDLQSDSGNSNINMDKGAMKRGVQTSPNGTVTNIPASMVNNQFGMVGLLTFLRAAETDPNLVTLAMGQDLMALGLNLTAAENLYPCFGGPFADAPARPQDIDYPVPPEYLINMSIRDKLSKLTLQKYKDDLLFYLFYTNVGDMMQLAAAAELHSRDWRYHTEEKVWITRVPGMTPYEKNGTTERGTYYYFDAQTWRRVPKEFQVDTVKLDKCPNISAYVTMSGQPV; translated from the exons ATGGCAAACTTAAACTTCCAACAACCGCCCAGAAGCATACCGAGCAGTGTGTCCTTAAGTGggagaggaggaggaggaggcggGGGAGGCAATAGCAGTGTGGTAGGCGGAGGTGGTGCCGGAGCGTTCGGTAGTAGTGCGTTGACCGGTGCCGGAGGACATGTTACCCCAACGTCCGGTATGTTTCCTTCGGTGGTCGGTGCAACCGGTGGCCCTTTCGGACAGAATGCCACCACTCcttcccagcagcagcaaagcaatCAATCCTCTTCGTCGGTGGCACCGCTCTCGCCTAGCTCGAATGGTGGCAGTGGAAACCCCCGGTCGGGTGGTGGTTCGGGCGTTATGGGTGCCACGAGCGGGCCAAACGTGGGCGGCGGCGGAGGCGGTGGCGCCGGACTCGCTAGTAACGGGCCAAATAGTAGCCAGCAGCAGTCACAGCAACTGTCGTCCACTGGCAACGCTCTGTCGGGCGGTGGCCGAAGTAGTAACCTGTTTGGTGCGGGAGTTGgcgggcagcagcagcgtggCGGGGCCGGTAGTGGCACGGGAGGCTTCGCGGACCGAAGGACACTGTCCGGGCTCAGCGGTACTTCGATG TCCAATATGGTTTCGTTCATGCAGACGCGAGGATACGGATCTCAAAGCGGGAATAGCCTCAATAACTACCACGGTGTGTTCGACGGTGGTGCGGCGGAAACGGTCACTCCGCCCCTGCTCGATCTCTCCGAGTTTCCTTCGCTCACGAACGCACGCGGCGGTCAAAACGATCAATCCCTGCCGCAGTCGAACGCGTTGCAACCACCAGGCAGTAAACCGTACG TTGGCATGGTAAAACAACCGACGTCCGAACAAATTGCGTTTACGATGTCGAACGAAGACTTTCCAGCGTTGCCCGGCACGCAGAACGCCGAAGGAAGCCAGATTGGTGCGGCCAGCCAGGGCCTGCAGGgtgttcatcatcatcaccatccggATCATCATGGTGGGACGGACAGTTTGGGTGGCAAGGGTGCGGGCGGCAGTGGACCGGTGGGCAGTGCGGCAGGCATGGGCATGGACCTGCAGAGTGATTCCGGCAATTCCAACATTAACATGGACAAGGGGGCGATGAAACGAGGCGTACAAACATCACCCAATG GAACGGTAACAAACATCCCTGCCAGTATGGTGAACAACCAGTTCGGTATGGTGGGCCTGCTAACGTTTCTCCGGGCGGCGGAAACGGATCCCAACCTTGTGACGCTAGCGATGGGCCAGGATTTGATGGCGCTGGGGTTGAATCTGACCGCGGCGGAAAACCTGTACCCGTGCTTTGGTGGCCCGTTCGCTGATGCGCCGGCGAG GCCTCAGGATATCGACTACCCTGTACCGCCCGAGTATTTGATCAACATGTCAATAAGGGACAAGCTGTCGAAGCTAACGCTGCAAAAGTATAAGGATgatctattattttatttattttacacgaACGTTGGTGATATGATGCAATTAGCAGCGGCTGCCGAACT GCACAGTCGAGATTGGCGGTATCATACGGAGGAGAAGGTATGGATAACCCGTGTGCCCGGCATGACACCGTacgaaaaaaatggcacaaccGAACGTGGCACGTACTACTACTTCGACGCGCAAACTTGGCGACGAGTGCCAAAAGAATTTCAAGTGGATACAGTGAAGTTAGATAAATGTCCAAACATAAGTGCTTACGTTACGATGAGTGGACAGCctgtataa
- the LOC128708191 gene encoding uncharacterized protein LOC128708191 produces MADAKRSTITTTNSSSGGGSGSSSSNSGSTSKSRKSKTDLIRSLVGSYLKARNYSVNDRYRKSDLILTQSTEQIVMNTAIKNDTSMVNSFLYSNICLNSNITQVEAHFANFAKFVRNQPEPMRTELNEIIPPLLCHLYIEMLKVVTWRSAIEFLRKHAPLVGRVEPTTGPAGSSPLLMLNQQKLNGTIDGLPLGADVSSLMPSATMHSSAIVFSPVRFQDSTRFESYRRLIHKLSQIARFQDCESEPLLVQFRSCQTQLRFRSESIAAMRQYLAKHGHSLILQTLRTWFYFDTVDDKNFVDCQPDTSAAIAQLNSTIGRSLAVRLNSSNGQLNGSSLPMELDETGPEDVSKRTVPEYDFTEHNERENERYLLLNGFNARYLRYKMLDAENGTITNDRIGSAILGEDEDEDEYGNCIKDPQASQSGISEQQQQNDPVTGSIGMDGMFPRMDSQERLRRLQESAEKLSMYQRPLCVYSLENVGQQLTSMAIDAGCCHVASGFEDSTIMLWSTNRSTQMGRKPYANFRDRQCCWNVTSCDSRFSESDESDDEGADGGNGTDESEYRIAGGDRNRQDGTSLLDDGIDSMFDLRKPADIKRANKLLPPHKRRLTKRERWKQFLDNRCLENTFSETGGLSLRGHGNAVTDLLFSEFSPLLVSVSRDCTMRAWTGSDYTCRAIYRGHNHPIWCVAESPTGLYFATGSRDSTARLWSTDRRFPLQMYVGHTQDVDTVAFHPNGNYLATGSTDLSVRLWCVTTGKLLRIFTDCRQPVQRICFSPDGKYLAAGGEENRVRIFDLTAGSQLTELKDHTAAITCITWSKDSGHFVSSCADGTIRIWDAKRMLLPSSSSSSSTSTTSNASTTSMQMPTRELSSTSGRSINFATLNNGTTTNPKMNITTNPQQQATPAGSSGRSGTGLTSQQLHHATGNVASSGLPPNAPMSSLGAASSVNSNNLLLAYSTGCRRIYRLHYNKLSGGLSCLGSS; encoded by the exons ATGGCTGATGCGAAAAGATCAACAATAACGACAACTAATAGCAGCAGCGGTGGCGGTagcggcagcagtagcagtaacAGCGGAAGTACCAGCAAGTCTCGcaaatccaaaaccgatttgatTCGCAGCCTTGTCGGATCCTATCTGAAAGCGCGCAACTACAGT GTTAACGACCGTTATCGAAAGTCGGATCTCATCCTCACGCAATCAACTGAGCAAATTGTGATGAACACTGCCATCAAAAACGATACATCGATGGTGAACAGTTTTCTGTACTCCAACATCTGCCTAAACTCAAACATAACCCAAGTGGAAGCCCATTTTGCCAA CTTCGCCAAGTTTGTacgaaaccaaccggaaccGATGCGTACGGAATTGAATGAGATTATCCCACCGCTGCTATGCCATCTGTATATCGAGATGTTGAAGGTGGTTACTTGGCGATCGGCAATCGAGTTTCTGCGCAAACATGCACCGTTGGTGGGCAGGGTGGAACCCACCACCGGTCCGGCTGGTTCATCGCCGCTGCTCATGTTGAACCAGCAGAAACTAAACGGCACCATTGACGGTTTGCCGCTCGGAGCAGATGTGAGTTCGCTAATGCCATCGGCAACTATGCACAGTTCCGCCATTGTTTTCTCGCCCGTACGGTTCCAAGATTCGACACGTTTCGAATCGTACCGAAGATTGATCCATAAACTGTCACAAATTGCACGGTTTCAGGACTGCGAAAGTGAACCACTGTTGGTGCAGTTTCGCTCCTGTCAAACGCAATTACGTTTCCGTTCCGAGTCTATTGCTGCCATGCGCCAGTACTTGGCCAAACATGGCCATTCGCTTATACTGCAAACGTTGCGCACGTGGTTCTACTTCGATACGGTCGACGACAAGAACTTTGTAGACTGTCAGCCGGACACTTCTGCAGCTATTGCCCAACTGAATTCCACGATCGGGCGTTCACTAGCAGTTCGATTGAACTCCTCGAACGGGCAGCTAAACGGTAGCAGCCTACCGATGGAATTAGACGAAACCGGACCGGAAGATGTATCGAAACGAACCGTACCAGAGTATGATTTCACCGAACATAACGAACGTGAAAACGAACGCTATCTATTGCTGAATGGTTTTAATGCCCGATATTTGCGCTACAAAATGCTTGATGCGGAGAACGGTACGATCACGAACGATCGGATCGGTTCGGCAATACTCGgcgaagatgaagatgaggaCGAATATGGTAATTGTATTAAGGACCCGCAAGCCTCCCAAAGTGGAATTTcggaacagcagcaacaaaacgatCCGGTTACTGGTAGCATTGGTATGGATGGAATGTTCCCGCGAATGGACAGTCAGGAACGGTTGCGAAGGTTGCAGGAAAGTGCAGAAAAGTTGTCTATGTATCAGCGGCCACTGTGCGTGTACAGCTTAGAAAACGTTGGTCAACAGCTGACGAGTATGGCGATCGATGCCGGTTGCTGCCATGTTGCGAGCGGGTTCGAAGACTCCACCATTATGCTCTGGTCGACCAACCGTAGCACTCAGATGGGCCGCAAACCGTATGCCAACTTTCGCGACCGGCAATGCTGTTGGAATGTGACTTCCTGTGATAGTAGATTTAGTGAATCGGATGAATCCGATGATGAAGGTGCAGATGGTGGAAACGGTACGGACGAGTCGGAGTATCGGATAGCGGGAGGGGACAGAAACCGCCAAGACGGCACGTCACTGCTGGACGATGGAATAGATAGTATGTTCGATTTGCGTAAACCGGCTGATATCAAACGGGCGAATAAGTTGCTACCGCCGCATAAACGGCGCCTTACCAAACGGGAACGCTGGAAGCAATTTCTCGACAATCGCTGCTTGGAAAACACTTT CTCCGAAACTGGTGGATTGTCTTTGCGCGGACACGGCAATGCCGTCACGGATCTTCTCTTCTCCGAATTCAGTCCGCTGCTGGTAAGCGTTTCTCGGGATTGTACCATGCGCGCTTGGACGGGTAGTGACTATACGTGCCGAGCAATATACCGCGGACACAATCATCCCATATGGTGTGTCGCGGAAAGTCCTACCGGGCTGTATTTTGCTACCGGTTCACGGGACTCAACCGCTCGCTTGTGGTCTACCGATCGTCGGTTTCCACTGCAAATGTACGTAGGCCATACGCAGGATGTCGATACAGTGGCATTTCATCCTAACGGGAACTATTTAGCCACCGGTTCGACCGATCTGTCCGTGCGGTTGTGGTGTGTTACCACAGGGAAATTATTGCGTATCTTTACTGACTGTCGGCAACCGGTACAGAGGATATGCTTTAGCCCTGATGGAAAATATCTTGCTGCGGGAG GGGAGGAGAATCGAGTGCGCATTTTCGACCTAACGGCCGGTTCGCAGCTGACAGAGCTGAAAGATCACACAGCGGCCATTACTTGCATCACATGGAGCAAGGACAGTGGTCATTTCGTTTCGTCTTGTGCGGATGGCACGATACGAATCTGGGATGCGAAGCGCATGTTACTTCCCTCATCATCCTCTTCTTCCTCCACTTCCACCACGTCCAATGCATCGACTACGTCGATGCAAATGCCCACACGGGAACTATCGTCCACTTCAGGGCGAAGCATCAATTTCGCTACACTTAACAATGGTACCACCACCAATCCAAAGATGAACATCACAACTAATCCACAGCAACAAGCGACTCCTGCTGGGAGTAGTGGTAGAAGTGGTACAGGATTGACGTCGCAACAGCTGCATCATGCTACGGGCAATGTGGCATCATCAGGGTTACCTCCAAACGCACCGATGTCGTCGTTGGGCGCCGCTAGTTCCGTCAATAGCAATAATCTCCTGCTCGCATACTCAACCGGTTGTCGGCGAATTTATCGACTGCACTATAATAAGCTTAGCGGTGGATTATCGTGTTTAGGAAGTAGTTAA
- the LOC128706825 gene encoding O-phosphoseryl-tRNA(Sec) selenium transferase: MNDTTLKSIAKSLVPENYLAIANDARAERDKAIKLLLEKRKLPVSGWSETMIEYFVSELALLDSNNFPSRCGVGEREGRVICDLVRRRHYNFAHGIGRSGNLTDAQPKAAGSTIMANLTNSLVCDWIKSIGVPNCSKAIVIPLATGMTMMLVLRAIHSKRPTARYVLWSRVDQQSCFKAIAAAGLTPIVIDSLLVRECSVTESSHAQDVDSTCCTDLPQFVLKIKELGADQICCIVSTTSCFAPRSSDDIIELAKLCQVHDIPHIVNNAYGLQSSYFAHQLNQGARVGRIDAFVQSTDKNLLVPVGGAIVAGFTTDTVDAVAQLYPGRASGTQSLDVLMTLLSLGKNGYDNLMKERKIAHGMLLEGLTNLAQSHGERILPCRNPISIAMSLVSFEGNSNRLEIIGSMLLKRGVSGCRVVTTVDTKTIDGNTFLRWGSHNSAACVPYLTASAALGINPQDITNFLTKLDEVFLFCFHNILMTRATIIVPRYRLLKF; the protein is encoded by the exons ATGAATGATACAACGTTGAAATCGATCGCAAAGAGCTTAGTTCCTGAAAATTATTTAGCCATAGCGAACGATGCACGCGCGGAACGTGATAAAGCGATCAAATTACTGCTTgaaaag CGTAAATTGCCCGTGTCGGGATGGAGTGAAACAATGATCGAATATTTTGTAAGCGAGCTAGCGTTGCTGGACAGTAATAATTTTCCTTCACGCTGCGGTGTAGGTGAACGGGAAGGACGTGTGATTTGTG ATCTCGTACGCCGAAGGCATTATAACTTTGCCCATGGAATTGGACGTTCAGGAAATTTAACCGATGCACAACCGAAAGCGGCCGGTTCCACGATCATGGCTAATTTAACCAATAGCCTAGTGTGTGATTGGATCAAATCTATTGGTGTACCAAATTGTAGCAAGGCCATCGTTATTCCTTTGGCTACTGGCATGACCATGATGCTTGTCTTGCGAGCAATTCATTCTAAACGGCCAACGGCACGCTACGTCCTCTGGTCACGGGTAGATCAGCAGTCCTGTTTTAAAGCCATAGCAGCCGCTGGTTTGACGCCAATCGTTATCGATAGCTTGTTGGTGCGGGAATGCAGTGTAACGGAATCGTCACATGCTCAGGATGTTGATTCCACATGTTGTACCGACCTTCCacagtttgttttaaaaattaaagaactCGGAGCAGATCAAATTTGTTGCATCGTGTCTACCACAAGCTGTTTTGCGCCACGAAGCAGTGATGATATAATCGAACTAGCTAAGCTCTGCCAAGTGCACGACATTCCCCACATAGTGAACAATGCTTACGGACTGCAGAGCTCATACTTTGCTCACCAGCTAAATCAAGGTGCCAGGGTGGGAAGAATTGATGCGTTTGTTCAAAGCACGGATAAGAATCTACTTGTGCCAGTTGGCGGTGCGATAGTGGCCGGATTTACCACCGACACGGTTGATGCAGTAGCCCAGCTATATCCTGGTCGTGCTTCCGGCACGCAGTCGTTGGATGTACTTATGACACTTTTATCACTGGGCAAGAATGGCTACGATAACCTAATGAAGGAACGAAAGATAGCACACGGAATGCTTTTGGAAGGATTGACAAATCTTGCCCAATCTCACGGTGAACGCATTTTACCCTGTCGCAACCCGATTTCAATCG CAATGTCGCTTGTATCGTTTGAAGGGAATTCCAACCGTCTGGAAATAATTGGTTCCATGCTACTGAAGCGTGGTGTATCTGGTTGTCGTGTAGTGACCACGGTCGACACCAAAACTATCGATGGTAACACTTTTCTTCGTTGGGGATCGCATAATTCGGCCGCATGTGTGCCTTATCTTACGGCGAGTGCCGC
- the LOC128717943 gene encoding centrosomal protein of 152 kDa, whose product MNGPPGVSIFNDGVSINLNNSALEKQRALEEEEILEDQKRLQQQLANELENAFDDVECDDNDTLDSFTHRYSDGDDDDDTGRSSKRPPAPPVPLSAMASIPQMSSAEQVGQVHPMNDYGGAAARELRLLLESKTRELEHVTREMYDQRHKHEQQMGELEKKLLIEQAEKDRANMTRDQTRELLVQSKTKISEAEDTNEKLRAKVSGLEDENVKLVGKLEQTTMMLQDNLHRYRMLEQNSAQKADRHTDALLKQTEERHNAKVAMMQQQIDNLRSELDERQQDCRRLEARYGELQKSREAMLVEQSETVQRLQVQLEDSQRQCSNLLSKSKNQGDFEQERLRMRNRIQALEKEQSGMQQTIHDLTNRLEKTNAELELMDSIMHCGQPEEEEEEPAGGDKKPLNADTTTGGYTFAQRNLIGSTPHNNVPSLRDRGGGDSDNRVVRLKNELRVCMTGQKEKRELIRQLEASLQAKDRELDQLKKDESETLVQMNQYKEEAFRLASKCRILEQELEKLTADETGSAKKNNERSITTGNGGAANRRRSSSDFRPEAFLEDKIFTLQQTKLEADERIQLLDRENQQLTERCATLTNETGSLAALKLEVEKQKFLLLDAYKECDRLKRLYIEVSGAKEELGRELSTLRSQDSAKQIAVLQEQAVSLERALQLAELKASELAKLLDKEKTDHEQLLKQMASSTVGHTQKGDGKSTAATGGNSCTKCIDGLTQISKLEIENLKLQSSCSSQLREIAELTVQLNDQLATVSELHKRLDLKAERDQLLDELKEKAAQFEQIIRNQMSNNSSSTTCDSATSPRKVSSRDQSVGTDDELIGGSPPLEDPETRRQLRELEQKVREEVAKVYAGKVNQIEEKFLAQFNRFKENIDTLKNELYDRVAELKVRNQEVEVLKCAIVTEREKMSELLAQKDTDARSLFDKQSELMGKYKAELANGQKKVQFLERELQEKRELVASERQSMEKLITQITAERKMFHEREQEMNDRFKEVEEEYQKSLDLVTEKYQSAKKTALNYKKYAEDKEKHMLKEYDRIKEGYNVALQKVQTRMKEALEGKEQSLRERMATLEAEYESKLQRIGAEKRK is encoded by the exons ATGAACGGACCACCGGGTGTATCTATTTTCAACGATGGAGTTAGCATCAACCTTAACAACAGTGCGCTTGAAAAGCAGCGTGCCCTGGAGGAGGAAGAAATACTCGAGGACCAAAAGCGCCTTCAGCAGCAGCTGGCTAACGAGCTGGAAAATGCATTCGACGATGTGGAATGTGACGACAACGATACGCTTGATTCCTTCACCCATCGATACTCCGATGgagatgacgatgacgatacCGGGCGAAGCAGCAAACGGCCGCCAGCCCCGCCTGTCCCATTGTCAGCAATGGCCTCAATTCCGCAGATGAGTTCAGCCGAACAGGTGGGACAAGTGCATCCCATGAATGATTACGGCGGTGCAGCTGCACGAGAATTACGCTTACTGCTGGAGTCGAAAACCCGTGAGCTAGAGCACGTTACGAGAGAAATGTACGACCAGCGCCACAAACACGAACAGCAAATGGGTGAGCTGGAAAAGAAGCTTCTTATCGAGCAAGCAGAAAAGGATCGGGCCAACATGACGCGGGATCAAACCCGCGAACTGTTGGTGCAGAGCAAGACGAAGATATCCGAGGCAGAAGACACGAATGAAAAGCTACGGGCGAAGGTATCCGGCCTGGAGGACGAAAATGTGAAGCTCGTGGGTAAGTTGGAACAGACAACGATGATGCTGCAGGACAATCTGCACCGCTACCGGATGTTGGAGCAAAATTCGGCCCAAAAAGCTGATCGCCACACGGACGCACTGCTGAAGCAGACTGAGGAACGGCACAATGCAAAGGTGGCGATGATGCAGCAACAGATCGACAATCTGCGCAGCGAGCTGGACGAACGGCAGCAGGATTGCCGGAGGCTAGAGGCACGCTACGGTGAACTACAGAAATCGCGCGAAGCCATGCTTGTGGAGCAGTCGGAAACCGTGCAACGGTTGCAGGTACAGCTGGAGGACTCGCAGCGCCAGTGTTCGAACTTACTGTCCAAGAGCAAAAATCAGGGCGATTTCGAGCAGGAAAGGCTGCGAATGCGCAATCGCATTCAGGCACTTGAGAAGGAACAGTCCGGCATGCAGCAAACCATACACGATCTTACGAACCGGCTGGAGAAAACGAATGCCGAGCTTGAGCTGATGGATAGCATAATGCATTGTGGACAAccggaagaggaggaggaagaaccCGCGGGCGGTGACAAAAAGCCACTCAATGCTGATACAACCACGGGCGGGTATACCTTTGCGCAGCGCAATCTGATCGGTAGTACGCCGCACAATAATGTACCGAGCTTGCGCGATCGTGGTGGTGGAGATAGCGATAATCGGGTTGTACGGCTTAAAAATGAGCTGCGCGTCTGTATGACGGGACAGAAAGAGAAACGGGAGCTGATACGGCAACTGGAAGCAAGCCTGCAGGCGAAAGATCGCGAGCTGGATCAGTTGAAAAAGGACGAAAGTGAAACGCTGGTGCAGATGAACCAGTATAAGGAGGAAGCATTCCGGCTCGCCTCCAAGTGTAGAATATTAGAACAAGAGCTGGAAAAGCTAACAGCTGATGAAACAGGGAGCGCGAAGAAAAATAACGAACGATCGATAACTACCGGTAACGGTGGTGCAGCAAACCGTCGACGGTCGAGTAGCGATTTTCGACCGGAAGCGTTTCTCGAGGATAAGATTTTCACcctacagcaaacaaaactcgaaGCCGACGAACGAATCCAGCTGCTGGATCGTGAAAACCAACAGCTGACCGAACGGTGTGCAACGCTAACCAACGAAACCGGTTCCCTTGCTGCACTAAAGCTCGAagtggaaaagcaaaaatttcTTCTGCTGGACGCCTACAAAGAGTGCGATCGTTTGAAGCGGCTGTACATAGAGGTGAGCGGAGCGAAAGAAGAGCTAGGCCGGGAGCTGTCCACCTTGCGATCGCAAGACAGTGCAAAACAGATTGCGGTCTTGCAAGAGCAGGCCGTTTCGCTCGAACGAGCTCTCCAGTTGGCCGAACTGAAGGCGAGTGAATTGGCGAAGCTACTAGACAAGGAAAAGACGGACCATGAGCAGCTGTTGAAGCAAATGGCGAGCAGTACGGTTGGTCACACGCAAAAAGGGGATGGAAAAAGTACTGCTGCTACCGGAGGCAACAGTTGCACCAAGTGCATCGATGGGTTAACACAGATCTCAAAG TTGGAGATAGAAAATCTGAAGCTTCAATCTAGCTGCTCGTCACAACTGCGAGAAATTGCCGAACTGACAGTTCAACTAAACGATCAACTCGCGACAGTAAGCGAGCTACACAAACGGCTCGATCTGAAGGCAGAACGCGATCAACTGTTAGACGAGCTGAAGGAAAAGGCGGCCCAGTTCGAGCAGATCATTCGCAACCAAATGTCGAACAATTCCTCCAGCACCACGTGCGATAGTGCCACATCACCGCGAAAAGTTTCGTCTCGAGATCAGAGTGTCGGTACGGACGATGAGCTGATCGGTGGTTCCCCACCACTCGAGGATCCCGAAACACGTCGCCAGTTGCGCGAGCTGGAACAGAAGGTGCGCGAAGAGGTGGCCAAGGTATACGCCGGGAAGGTTAACCAGATCGAGGAAAAATTTCTTGCCCAGTTTAACCGGTTCAAGGAAAACATCGACACGCTCAAGAACGAACTGTACGATCGGGTGGCCGAGCTGAAGGTACGCAACCAGGAGGTTGAGGTGCTCAAGTGTGCCATTGTGACGGAGCGCGAAAAGATGTCCGAACTGTTGGCACAAAAGGACACGGATGCACGCTCGCTATTCGACAAGCAATCGGAGCTGATGGGCAAGTACAAGGCAGAGCTAGCGAATGGGCAGAAAAAGGTGCAGTTTCTCGAACGTGAGCTGCAGGAAAAACGGGAGCTGGTTGCCAGCGAACGGCAATCGATGGAAAAGTTGATTACGCAGATCACTGCCGAACGGAAAATGTTCCACGAGCGGGAACAGGAAATGAACGATCGGTTTAAGGAGGTCGAGGAGGAGTACCAGAAGAGTCTCGATTTGGTGACGGAAAAGTATCAATCTGCAAAGAAAACCGCACTCAACTATAAG AAATATGCGGAAGATAAGGAGAAGCACATGCTGAAGGAGTACGATCGCATCAAGGAAGGTTATAATGTAGCGCTACAAAAGGTACAAACCCGCATGAAGGAAGCATTGGAAGGCAAGGAACAAAGCTTGCGCGAAAGGATGGCCACACTAGAAGCCGAATACGAATCGAAACTTCAGCGTATCGGGGcggaaaagcgaaaatga